A region of Faecalibacterium taiwanense DNA encodes the following proteins:
- a CDS encoding plasmid mobilization protein yields the protein MNKTNVQSTPSNSQHHDTPNNKTHVIKFRVTTEEKASLELTCKLLNLSLSTFIRRAIHNVKIEKTVIVAGGGEETLTAVSTLLAQCSKVGSNLNQLARHFNSGGADTEQIRAKLLDELADLTAFRLHAEKVLGELYGNAQAYRL from the coding sequence ATGAACAAAACGAATGTTCAATCGACCCCTAGCAATTCCCAGCACCACGACACGCCGAACAACAAAACGCACGTCATCAAGTTCCGTGTGACAACGGAGGAAAAAGCGTCACTGGAACTCACTTGCAAACTCCTGAATCTCTCCCTCTCCACTTTTATCCGCCGTGCCATTCACAACGTCAAGATCGAGAAAACAGTCATCGTTGCTGGTGGCGGAGAAGAAACCCTGACCGCTGTTTCCACTTTGCTTGCCCAGTGCAGCAAGGTGGGCAGCAATCTCAACCAGCTTGCAAGGCACTTCAATTCCGGCGGTGCAGACACCGAGCAGATCCGGGCGAAACTCCTTGACGAACTTGCAGACCTGACTGCATTCCGGCTGCACGCCGAGAAAGTTCTGGGTGAACTGTATGGCAACGCTCAAGCATATCGCCTCTAA